A window from Telopea speciosissima isolate NSW1024214 ecotype Mountain lineage chromosome 8, Tspe_v1, whole genome shotgun sequence encodes these proteins:
- the LOC122638355 gene encoding transcription factor bHLH162-like, producing the protein MKKSCSTSSSKLDRKIIERNRRLQMKGLSFKLASLIPRNYNSTKEISSEQDRLDHAASYIKELRQRVERLQERKKEAMEICGINNEMRRDTMRIGSNLVPVFELRDMGNNSLEITLITGLNQNFMFYEVISILTEEGAEVVNASFSVVGEKVFHTIHSQATSSRIGVDTTSLCQRLKEFVL; encoded by the exons atgaaaaagagTTGCAGTACTTCATCATCAAAACTTGATCGAAAGATTATTGAAAGAAACAGAAGATTGCAAATGAAAGGCCTTTCCTTCAAGCTTGCTTCTCTCATCCCTCGCAACTATAACTCTACTAag GAAATATCATCAGAGCAAGATCGATTGGACCACGCAGCAAGTTATATAAAGGAACTTAGACAAAGAGTGGAAAGActccaagaaaggaagaaggaagctaTGGAAATCTGTGGGATCAATAATGAAATGAGGAGAGACACAATGAGAATTGGGTCAAATTTGGTGCCAGTATTTGAACTGAGGGATATGGGTAATAATAGCTTAGAGATCACTTTGATCACTGGATTGAATCAGAACTTTATGTTTTATGAAGTCATTAGTATTCTTACAGAAGAAGGTGCAGAAGTTGTGAATGCTAGCTTCTCTGTTGTGGGTGAAAAGGTTTTCCACACTATCCACTCTCAG GCTACAAGCTCAAGAATAGGAGTGGACACTACAAGCTTATGTCAGAGACTGAAGGAGTTTGTTCTTTAG